A window of Yoonia sp. SS1-5 genomic DNA:
GTTGCGTCTCCGAGGGTACACGGTTCTAGAGGCTGACTGCGCGGAAGCCGCACTTGATCTGCTTTCGGATGCGGACCTGAACGTGGATATCTTTGTGACCGACGTCATCATGCCGGGCATGGACGGGCCCACCTGGGTCCGGGTTGCGCTGGAAAAGCGGCCCGATACCAAGGTGGTGTTTGTGTCAGGCTATGCCGAAGACGCCTTTGGCGACGAAAAGAGCCGTATTCCCAATTCCGTCTTCCTGCCCAAACCATTTTCGCTAAGCGCGCTCACGCAAACGGTACAAACCCAGTTGGAGGATCATCGGCAACCTGTTCGGGCCACAGCGTCGTAAGATGGATTTAAATCCATCCTACGATGTCAGCCCCTGTAGATGTGCTGCGGATCCTGTCAGCGCCGCGTAGTCATCCTCGATCACGTGGACGGCAAAATTGCTCATGAAACCGGCAAAACGCCCCTTGTCGCGGAAAGCGTCGCCAAACCCGAACCGGCCCAGATGCGGTGCGAAGGCGCGTGCGACACCACCTGCCAGATAAAGCCCGCCAAAAGGCAGCTGTATCAATGAGAGGTTCCCGCAGACCGTTCCCAGAATGCGGCTGAACATCTGCGCCGCTTCCGTTGCGCGTGTGTCGCTGCCATTTTGGCAAGCCTCCATGATGTCTTTTGCCGCACATTCGCGCGGATCATCCGCCTCTTGCCCCAGAAACGCATAGACCCTTTCCAGCCCCCGTCCTGAAAGGACATCCTCTACCGCCGGAAAGCCGTGCGCCGTGGATACAAACTGGCACAGACGCAGTTCACGTTCATCCCTGATCGGCAGATTGGCATGTCCACTTTCGGACGGGGTCACGATCCGCCCTTGGTCAAGGTCAAAAACCGGGGCTGCGTTGAAACCGGTGCCGACACCGACAACAAGTTTGGCCGCGTTGGGATGCCCCAAGGGACCCTCTAGGATGGTGCGGATATTCGCGGGATCAAGGTGCCCCAGCGCATGCCCCTGCGCTTGCAGGTCGTTGAGGATCGCAACCGTTTCCGCCCCGGTGGCCCGCCCGAGCGTGTCCTTGTCGATCGCCCAGTCGAGATTGGTCAATGATGCCCGCCCATCCCGCACGGGGCCCGCAACGGCGACACAGGCCGCCCGTGGATCGACACCGCCTTCATCCTGGACAAAGCGGCGCAGGACCGTCTCTAGCCCCGGGTAATCGGAATTGCGATAGCGCCGAATGGTGCCATCGACAATCGTCAGCCCATCCGCAAGCGCGACCCGGGTATTTGTCCCGCCGATATCGGCGACAAGCGAATAGACGTCTGTTGGATGCCCCATGCGTGATCTCCTTACCGCGCGATGGCGGTTTTCAGGGCATGATAGGATGCCTTGGGTGTGCGTTTGAGTGTCTCAAAATCGACATGCACGATGCCAAAGCGCTTTTCATAACCAAACGCCCATTCGTAATTGTCCAGCAAGGACCAGTAGAAAAAGCCTTTGACGTTGGCGCCGTCATCAATCGCTTTTTTGGCAGCCATGATATGATCGGACACAAATTGCACCCGTTCAGGATCATCGACCACGCCGTTTTCAATCTGATCTGCCCATGCCATCCCGTTTTCGGTCACGTAAAGCGGCAGATCGCCCACATAGTCACGGGCCATCCGGGTCAGGAAATGATGCAAGCCTTCGGGGTAAATCTCCCAGCCCATTTGGGTGGTGGGCAGCTCTGTATCGACCGATCTGACCGCTGGCCAGACGGCACCCGCGTCCTGGGTCATCTTGTGGCGCGTGTAGTAATTGACGCCCAGCCAGTCGATAGGTTGACTGATCTGAGCCATGTCATCCTGCCACCCTCCGGGCATATGATCCCCAAATCCTGCAAGAACTTCAGCCGGATAGGTGCCTTTGTTCACAGCTTCAATGAACCAGCGATTGTAGATCGCATCCTGCAGATTGGCGGCATCCCGCGACGCGGCCGTGCTGTCAGCGGGGGCGCTATGTTCAAAATTCAAGACGATGCCGCAATTGTCGATCCCCGCACTGCGCAGTCGTGTCATCGCCTCGCCATGGGCCAGCATGATGTGATGCATGGCCCGCGCCGTTGCGCGCAGATCGCGCAAACCGGGGGCATGGTGCCCCAGGAAATGCGACAGGAAGGCCACGCACCAAGGCTCGTTGATAGTGGCAACTGCCGCCATCCGGTCGCCTATCCGTGCGGTGATCGCATCGGTGAAATCGCCAAAACACAGGGCTGTGTCACGGTTCGCCCAGCCGCCCTTGTCCGCCAGTGCCGATGGCAGTTCCCAATGATAGAGGGTCTGGAAGGGCTTTAACCCCCGTTCCAGAATGCCATCCACCAGCCTGTCGTAGAAATCCAAGCCTTCGGGATTGATGGTTTTGCCGTCCGGCATGACCCGCGCCCATGAGGTCGAGAACCGATAGGCATCAAAATTCCCGTCCTTGAGAAGATCAAGATCCTCGGCAAAACGATGGTAGTGGTCACATGCCAAGGCGCCATCTTCCGCGCGGACAACATTGCCGGGGCCTGCGGCAAACGTATCCCAATGGGTTGGGCCCGCGCCGCCGAATTTATGACCTTCGATCTGATAGGCCGCAGTTGCCGCCCCAAAGACAAAATCATCAGGAAAATCAGTGCGCTTGAAGTCCATCTTTATCCTTTCAGAGCCGCGGGCCGGTTGAACCGCCCACAATCAATTCGGCTTCCAGCAAAACGGTATTGGGGGCCTGTGACGGGTCAGTGATACTGCCAAGCAGCATTTCGGCCAACTCGCGACCAGCGTCGCGCACAGATGATCGGGTGGCCGTGAAAATCGGGGTGTCAGTGCCGTTTTGCAGATAAGACAGGACGTCATCATGGGTCACCACAGACACATCACGCCCAAGAACCAGCCCCATTTCTTCGATTGCCCGACGCGCACCCATGGCGCAAATCATTGAGGAGGCAACAATCGCAGACGGTGCATCGTTCTGGCGCAACATATCCTGCGTACTTTGATAGCCAAACAGCTCTGTCATTTCACCGGATCGCATCAGGGCCGGGTCAACCGCGATGCCCTTGGCTGCCAGTGCAGCCTCGTACCCGCCGCGACGCCGATAGGCGAAATCCATACCTTCCAGCCCATTGACCAGCCCAATGCGCTGATGTCCCAGATCAAGCAGGTATGCCGTCGCCGTCTCAAAAGCTGATTTGTTGTTCACATCCAGCCACGAATAGGGGGTTTTACAGCCAGATGCCCGCCCATGCACGGCAAAGGGCAGGCCCAGGTCATGCAGCAAGGCGATCCGCGGGTCGTTCATGCGCGGGCCATGCACAACCACCCCGTCCACGGCGCGCCGCGCCGCCAGGCCGCGGTAAATCTGTTCCTCTTCGGCATCATCGACGATGGTAAGGATCATTTCATAGCCGTGGCGTGCATAGGTCTCGCCGGCGCCCGCGATAAAATCGCCAAAAATCGGGTTCACCATCTCATGTCTGGTCGAGACGGGAATCACGTGACCGATGGCCAATGCCTTGCCCGTTGCCAGCCCCTTGGCGCGGGTGCTGGGACGGTAGTTGAACCGTTTTGCAGCCTGTTCCACCCGCTTGCGGGTTTCGGCGCTCACCTCTGGATAGCCGTTCAGCGCCCGGCTGACGGTTGTCTGGCTAAGCCCCAGATTTTGCGAGAGTTCTTTCAGGTTCATCGGTTCTTTATCTGGCTTAAAAAACCGCCAATTCGGTTCTTTTTTGTATACGTAAACGTTTCAGTAGCGGTCGTTTGCATAAATTCCAAGTCCTTTTTGTGGCAAGTTTGTCCGGTTGACACGCGCGCCGACATGGATGAGTGTAGGACATCCAAAGCGCTTTGGCTACGATTCCAAATCGCAAGGAACAACCAAAGCACGTGATCGTGCAGAGATGAAAGATGCGCGCAGAGCGCGCGATTGGGAGGATATTCAATGAAGACGAAACTGTATGCCGGTGCGGCAACGGTTGCCCTGATTGCAGGTGCAGCAAACGCAGATGGTCATCTGGCCTTTACGCCGGGCGAGGGCGATTTCAGCTGGGACAGCTATAGTGAATGGGCCGCAAAGGCGCCTGATCTGAGCGGTCAGACCGTGACGGTCTTTGGCCCATGGCTTGCCCCGGAAGATGATATTTTCCGCTCTGCCATCGCCTATTTCACCGATGCCACGGGTGCGACCGTCACCTATACAGGTTCGGACGGGTTCGAGCAGCAGATCGTGATTGATGCCGAAGCAGGCTCGCCACCAAACATTGCTGTCTTCCCACAACCGGGCCTTGCAGCTGATCTGGCCTCTCGCGGTTTGCTGGCGCCTTTGGGCGACGACATGGCCGGTTGGGTTTCGGAAAACTATGCCGCCGGCCCATCATGGGTTGATCTGGGCACATATGCCGATGCGTCTGGTGATGATCAGTTCTACGGCTTCTTCTACAACGTGAACGTCAAGTCCCTGGTCTGGTACAGCCCGGAGAATTTCGAAGATGCGGGCTATGACGTGCCTGAAACAATGGAAGATTTGATCGCGCTGTCCGAACAGATCATTGCCGATGGCGAAACACCGTGGTGCATCGGTCTGGGATCAGGTCCTGCAACAGGTTGGCCCGCAACTGACTGGGTCGAGGACATCATGCTGCGTACCCAGGCGCCCGAAGTCTACGACCAGTGGGTCGCCAATGAAATTCCGTTCAACGACCCGAAAGTGATCGAGGCGATCGACACATTTGGGTTGTTCGCACGCAATGACGACATGGTTGCAGGCGGCTCAGCTGCGGTGGGTTCAACAGATTTCCGCGACAGCCCAACCGGCCTGTTCTCATCCCCGCCGCAATGCTACATGCACCGTCAGGCATCCTTTGCCACTGCGTTCTTCCCTGAAGATGTCGTACCGGGCGAAGACGCTGATTTCTTCTACTTCCCTGCTTTTGAAGAGAAGGATCTGGGTAACCCGGTTCTGGGTGGTGGGACATTGATGGCCGTGACCGAAGCGTCAGACGCCACAACAGCGTTCATCGAATTCCTCAAGCAGCCAATCGCGCATGAGGTGATGATGGCGCAGACGGGTTTCCTGACGCCGCATTCCGGCGTGAACCTTGATGCCTACAAGGATGCGATCCTGCGGGGGCAGGGTGAGATTCTGCTGAATGCGACGACCTTCCGCTTTGACGCATCCGACCTGATGCCGGGCGCTGTTGGACAGGGGTCGTTCTGGACCGGTATGGTTGACTATGTTGGCGGGACATCTGCCGAAGAGGTCACCGCAGCGATCCAGTCCAGCTGGGACGCAGCCAAGTAAGCGCACCTGCCATTGTGCAAACATGACAAACGTTCGGACGGGGAACCGTCCGAACATCCTGGCGGCCAGAGGAGAGGCCGCAAGCGGTAGATAGCGACGGGGGGAGCGAGCCATGCATCCAGCACTGCAAGGTTTAATGACGATCATTATCGGCGTGGGTGGCTGTGTCGGCTACTTTTATTCCGCGAACTTGTTTCTTGATAAGGTATTGTTCAAGCCTGAGGGCCCAAATGCCGGGCGCAATATCAACCGGGCCAATATGATCCGGCCATGGCTGTTCCTGCTGCCGGCGATCATCGCGCTGGGTCTCTACCTCGCTTATCCCGTCATTGCCACATTGCGCCTTAGCTTTCTGGAACGTCTGCCGGGGAACGAGTTCGCCTTTGTCGGTTTCGAGAATTATAGCAAGATGTTCGCCGAGCCGAAATTCATCGAGGCGATGAAAAACAATATCCTCTGGCTGATCATCGTGCCCGCTGCCGCAACCGGCTTTGGGTTGCTGGCCGCGCAGCTGACCGACCGGCTTAGCTGGGGGAATATCGCAAAATCCATCGTCTTCATGCCGATGGCGATCTCCTTTGTCGGTGCGGCCGTGATCTTCAAGCTGGTTTACGAGGCCCGGCCCGAAGATGTGGCCCAGATCGGCATTCTGAACCATCTCTATCTGCTCTTTGGTGGGGCCGAACCGCAGCAATGGCTGCAAATCCCATTCTGGAACAGCCTGTTTCTGATGGTTGTGCTGATCTGGATCCAGACCGGTTTTGCGATGGTGATCCTGTCTGCGGCCTTGCGGGGCATTCCCGAAGAAACCGTTGAGGCCGCGATCATCGACGGGGCGAACCCGTTTCAGATTTTCTTCAAGATCAAGATACCCCAGATCATGTCAACAATCGTGGTGGTCTGGACCACGATCACAATTGCCACGCTCAAGGTTTTCGACATCGTGTTCGCGATGACAAACGGGCAGTGGGAAACGCAGGTTCTGGCCAATTACATGTATGACAAGTTGTTCCGCGCCAATGACTGGGGCATGGGATCGGCTGCGGCCATGATTATCATGCTGATGGTCACGCCGATCCTTGTCTGGAACGTCTACAATGCCCGCAAGGAGATGCGCTGATGGATGCGATTGCAGGACGTAAGCCCATCGTCGTCTGGGCACTGAATATCTCGGTCGTTCTATTGGTCCTTTTGTGGCTGTTCCCGACCTTGGGTCTTTTTGTGTCGTCCTTCCGGACGGGGGACCAGATCACTGCCTCTGGCTGGTGGTCATCCATGTTTCCCGCCGAGCAGACGTTG
This region includes:
- a CDS encoding glucokinase, whose translation is MGHPTDVYSLVADIGGTNTRVALADGLTIVDGTIRRYRNSDYPGLETVLRRFVQDEGGVDPRAACVAVAGPVRDGRASLTNLDWAIDKDTLGRATGAETVAILNDLQAQGHALGHLDPANIRTILEGPLGHPNAAKLVVGVGTGFNAAPVFDLDQGRIVTPSESGHANLPIRDERELRLCQFVSTAHGFPAVEDVLSGRGLERVYAFLGQEADDPRECAAKDIMEACQNGSDTRATEAAQMFSRILGTVCGNLSLIQLPFGGLYLAGGVARAFAPHLGRFGFGDAFRDKGRFAGFMSNFAVHVIEDDYAALTGSAAHLQGLTS
- a CDS encoding GH1 family beta-glucosidase, which produces MDFKRTDFPDDFVFGAATAAYQIEGHKFGGAGPTHWDTFAAGPGNVVRAEDGALACDHYHRFAEDLDLLKDGNFDAYRFSTSWARVMPDGKTINPEGLDFYDRLVDGILERGLKPFQTLYHWELPSALADKGGWANRDTALCFGDFTDAITARIGDRMAAVATINEPWCVAFLSHFLGHHAPGLRDLRATARAMHHIMLAHGEAMTRLRSAGIDNCGIVLNFEHSAPADSTAASRDAANLQDAIYNRWFIEAVNKGTYPAEVLAGFGDHMPGGWQDDMAQISQPIDWLGVNYYTRHKMTQDAGAVWPAVRSVDTELPTTQMGWEIYPEGLHHFLTRMARDYVGDLPLYVTENGMAWADQIENGVVDDPERVQFVSDHIMAAKKAIDDGANVKGFFYWSLLDNYEWAFGYEKRFGIVHVDFETLKRTPKASYHALKTAIAR
- a CDS encoding substrate-binding domain-containing protein, whose translation is MNLKELSQNLGLSQTTVSRALNGYPEVSAETRKRVEQAAKRFNYRPSTRAKGLATGKALAIGHVIPVSTRHEMVNPIFGDFIAGAGETYARHGYEMILTIVDDAEEEQIYRGLAARRAVDGVVVHGPRMNDPRIALLHDLGLPFAVHGRASGCKTPYSWLDVNNKSAFETATAYLLDLGHQRIGLVNGLEGMDFAYRRRGGYEAALAAKGIAVDPALMRSGEMTELFGYQSTQDMLRQNDAPSAIVASSMICAMGARRAIEEMGLVLGRDVSVVTHDDVLSYLQNGTDTPIFTATRSSVRDAGRELAEMLLGSITDPSQAPNTVLLEAELIVGGSTGPRL
- a CDS encoding ABC transporter substrate-binding protein, with protein sequence MKTKLYAGAATVALIAGAANADGHLAFTPGEGDFSWDSYSEWAAKAPDLSGQTVTVFGPWLAPEDDIFRSAIAYFTDATGATVTYTGSDGFEQQIVIDAEAGSPPNIAVFPQPGLAADLASRGLLAPLGDDMAGWVSENYAAGPSWVDLGTYADASGDDQFYGFFYNVNVKSLVWYSPENFEDAGYDVPETMEDLIALSEQIIADGETPWCIGLGSGPATGWPATDWVEDIMLRTQAPEVYDQWVANEIPFNDPKVIEAIDTFGLFARNDDMVAGGSAAVGSTDFRDSPTGLFSSPPQCYMHRQASFATAFFPEDVVPGEDADFFYFPAFEEKDLGNPVLGGGTLMAVTEASDATTAFIEFLKQPIAHEVMMAQTGFLTPHSGVNLDAYKDAILRGQGEILLNATTFRFDASDLMPGAVGQGSFWTGMVDYVGGTSAEEVTAAIQSSWDAAK
- a CDS encoding sugar ABC transporter permease, giving the protein MHPALQGLMTIIIGVGGCVGYFYSANLFLDKVLFKPEGPNAGRNINRANMIRPWLFLLPAIIALGLYLAYPVIATLRLSFLERLPGNEFAFVGFENYSKMFAEPKFIEAMKNNILWLIIVPAAATGFGLLAAQLTDRLSWGNIAKSIVFMPMAISFVGAAVIFKLVYEARPEDVAQIGILNHLYLLFGGAEPQQWLQIPFWNSLFLMVVLIWIQTGFAMVILSAALRGIPEETVEAAIIDGANPFQIFFKIKIPQIMSTIVVVWTTITIATLKVFDIVFAMTNGQWETQVLANYMYDKLFRANDWGMGSAAAMIIMLMVTPILVWNVYNARKEMR